DNA sequence from the Arthrobacter crystallopoietes genome:
TGAAATGGGCGAAGCCACCCGGTCTGCGCGCATGCGCACCCCAGCCGACCCGACCCGAATTTGGGATGACTGAGGTCAACGCTAGTAATTTTCGTCACCACATACAATCTGCAAGTCTGCATGTATGATTGTCGACAGTAGTGCGACCCGGAGTATTTCGCCCCGGTTAAGGGCCAAAATCCGCGTACTTCCGCGGATGTCGGCCCTCACACTTATACTGATTACGATTTGGCCACGATGCGGATTCGTCCCCAACCTGTGCACTGTGCAGGAGTAGTCCGGCGCCAAACGCAAGACACGTAAGGACCCAGATGCCCCAATCTTCTGCCCACCGCAACGCGCCGGCCGTCCTGAGAGTGCATCGTCCCTCGACCGTGGACCTGATCGCCACGGAACTGCGCAACGCCATCTATTCCGGTGCGCTGGCCGTGCGTTCGCCGCTGCGCGAAGTAGAGATTGCCCGGCAGCTTGGCGTAAGCCGCAGCCCTTTGCGTGAAGCCGCCCAGCGTTTGGTCCAGGAAGGGCTGCTGACGGCCAAGCCGGGGCAGGGGATGCGCGTGGCGGTGGTCGGCGAAGACCGGCTGGATGACCTGTTCGAGGCCCGGGTCGCGGTGGAGAGCCACGCGGCCAGGATGATCATCGATAAGCACGACGACGCCGCCGTCGCCAAGGTTCAGCGCGCTTTCGACCATCTGCTGCGGGCGGCCGAAGGCAACGATGCCCGTGCCATCGGCGACGCAGACCTGGATTTCCACTTTGCCCTGGTCGATGCCGCGGACAATGCGCATTTGAGCCGCTACATGTCAACGTTGGTGGTGGAGACCCGTCTCGCGGCCTTCAGCAGCAAGCGCGGCTATGTCGTGCGTAAGGACATTACCCAATCGCACCATGGCATCATGGCCGCCTTGCAGGACTGGGACGCCGAGGCCGCGGCCGATGCCATCAGGGAACACATGGTGGAAGCAGTGGACCGGCTGACAGGCAAGCTGGAAGAGCGGGGCGTTCACGTGGAAACGGTCACCGAGGAACCCGCTCCCGCAGGCGCCTACGCGCTGGGGCCGATCACGCAGCCGCTGACGGAGCTTTCCTGAACTTGGCTAACTAAGCTGGCGCCGGCCTTCGAAGGCGCGGCCCAGCGTCACTTCGTCGGCGTATTCCAGATCTCCGCCGACGGGAAGGCCTGAGGCCAGCCGGGTTACCTTGATGTCGAAGTCTTTGAGCAGCCGCGCGACGTAGGTCGCCGTCGCCTCGCCCTCCAGATTCGGATCCGTGGCGATGATGATTTCCTGGACCTGGCTATCGGTGAGCCGGGTCAGCAGTTCCCTCATCCGCAGCTGATTAGGACCGACGCCGCCGATCGGATTGATGGCACCGCCGAGCACATGGTAGCGGCCCCGGAAGGACCGGGTGCGCTCAATGGCGACGACGTCCTTCGACTCTTCCACCACACAGATTTCGGTGGGATCCCGTCGGGGATCACGGCAGATGTTGCACGTCTCCTCCTCGGAGACGTTGCCGCAGATCGAACAGAACTTCACTCGCTCCTTGACGTTGGTGATGGCCTGCACCAGTTGCTGCATATCGGCCGGATCGGCTTCCAGGATGTGGAAAGCAATGCGCTGGGCCGACTTCGGTCCAATACCGGGGAGCCGGCCAAGCTCGTCGATTAGCTCCTGGACGGCACCTTCGTACACTGAACCTCAATCTCCAAACAGTCTAGGAACCGTCGAGGCTCTGCTCCTCAATCAGCCGCCCGCCCAGTATCCGTTCAATGGCGGCGCGGCCTACCAAGCCCGAGTCTTCGATGGCTAAGTCATCTTCACTGGGAATGTCCTCGACGTGACTCAAGTTTAGGCCACTGCCGCCCCTGCTGCCGAAGGCAGGACCGGAGGGAGCGCCGGCGGGCCTGCCTTGAGCTTCGGCAGCCCTGGCCTGGTTCAGCAGCCGCTGGTACCGGCTCATGGGTTTGTTGGGGTCCAATGCAGCAGCCGTGTCAGGCGTCTCGGCCGACGTTGGAGCAGCAGCGGGGGCCGGTGCCGGGGCTTGGGATGCTGCCGGGGCCTGGGCTGGCGCGGATGCCTGGACCGGCGCTTGCGGGGAGGCTTGGGCAGGGGTCGGTGATGCCTGTGCCGGGAACTGTGGCCGCCTTGGTTCGAAGTCCGGGCTGGCCTCCCAATCATCCGACGGCGGTTCCTCATCCGAGAAGGGAATGTCGTCGTAAGGAGACTGCGGCACATCCGGCACACTCGGGGCAACGGGCTCTTCTGGCTGCGGCCGGTTGATTGCGGGGCGCTGTCCATTTTGGGCGGGGGCTTGCGGCGCAGAGGCTGCACCGGATGCCTGGGGCGGTTCCCATACCGTTGGCCTAGTGGCGGCGGGCTGCCCTTGGGCGAGGTGGCCGAATACCGGCTGTTCCCCTGGCGTCGGCGGCGGTACGGTGACTGGTTCCGCTGCTGCCACTGGGCGGGGTGATGATGCGGCAGACGGCGCGCTTGCTGCGGACGGGGCGCTCTGCGCGGAGGAGCTGCTGGGGGCCGACGGACTGCTCTGGACGGACGGTGCGCTTTGTGCGGATGCGGCACTGGTGCCCGACGGACTGCTGGCGGGTGACGGTGCGCTTTGGGCGGACGCTGCACTGACACCCGATGGAACGCTGCCCGCTGATGGCGCACTGTGCCCCGATGCCATGCTGCTGGTGGAGGCCGCGCTCTGGGCAGAGGGTTCGCTGAGCGCCGATGGAGTCCTGGCGGGGAGCGTGGTGGTCGCAGTAGCCGCAGTTGCTGGCTGAATACCCGCAGAGGCGGGGTTCGCGTTCGGAATGGGAGCCACGGGTCCCCACACATTGCCAACGTTCTGCGCAGGAACTGCCTGACGGTTCTGGGCAGGGCCGGTGGCAGGGACAGGCCAGTTCCGGTCGGCATTCAGCGCCGGGGCAGGCCCGGCCGCAGGCGCGGCAGGGGAGCCGGCGGCCGGCATGGCCGGTGCGGGCGCGTTCATAGTCCGAGGTGCCGCGCCGTCTGCCGGCGGCTGCCAGCTAGTAGGTACTTTTGGGGCGGGTTCACCCGCTGCCCGGGCTGAGCCTCCGGCCGTAACGTCGATTGCACAGTCGACGCCGAGCACCTTGAAGATGCATTGTCTGAGGATTCCGGCGTTCTCCTGCTTGCTGCTGAACGCATTCATCGCACCGGAGTTCGAGAAGGCCACTGTCAGCGTCCGGCCATCGAAACCGGCAAGCGAGGTGTGAGGTTCGACTGTCATCCAGAGGAACTTCTTCTCGGTTTTCAGGACATCCATGATTTCCGGCCAGGCACGGCGGAACATCTCCACTGATCCGGTGGCGCCAGAAGCAGCAGGGCGCTGTTGGGCTGCCGCGGCCGGGGGGCCCGATTGCGCCGGGGCCGGAGCTTGGTGGCCTGTCGGTGTGCCCGGATGCGTTGCGGGTCGCGGGCCTGACTGTGCGGGGGAAGAAGGGCCTGCTTCTGCTGCTGCAGGTGCCGTCGGCTGGCCTTGTGTGGGCTGTTGTGCCGGTGCCGGTGCTGGAGCTTGCTGGCCAGATGCTGCCTGCTCCATAGGAACTGCAGGCGCGGGAGTGGCGGGCTTTGCCGGTTCGGGCTCGGGAACCGCGCCCCAAGTGCCGCCCCAATCACGCGAGGCAGGCTGCTCTTCCGGCTGCGGTGCGGCAGGAGCCGGGGAAGCGGTGGGTGCCGGCTGAGAACCAGTCGGCGCAGTCTCCTCGGCAGCCGGCTGCGTCTGCTGCCGCGGTTCTTGCCGGGGCTGGATGGGAGCGGGGGCGTTCTGGGCCGCGGGCTGAGCGGGTGCGTTTTGGGTCGCGGGCTGGACGGGGGCCGGGGCAGACTGGGCGGGAGCCGGAGCGTTCTGCGGCGATGGCTGCGTTTCTGCTGCTGGCGCTGGCGCTGCTGGTCCCGGTGCTGCTACCGGTGCGGGTTGGGTGCGGGCGGCGCGGAGCGCTTCCCGGACCTGGGCTGCCCCGCTGGCGCCTTCCGCGCTTGGTACGGAAGGTGCGGATCCGGCGTCGTAATTGGTTTCTGCGGCGGGCGGAGCATGATTCGGCGCTCCGGCGGGGAGTTCCCCGGCGTACGCGAGGCGGCGTTCGATCCGGTCCACGCGGGCCGCGACGCCTCGTTCGGCCTGGTCGGCGACCGGCAGCAGGATGCGGGCGCAGAGAAGTTCCAGGTGCAGGCGGGGCGAGGTGGCGCCGGTCATCTCGGTGAGCGCCTGGTTGGTGATGTCCGCGGCGCGGGAGAGTTCGGAGGAGCCAAGCTGGTTGGCCTGGGTCTGCATCCGTGCGATCTGGTCTTCGGGCACACCGCGGAGGATCGCGTTGGCGCTCTCCGGCATGGCCTTGACGATGATCAGGTCGCGGAAGCGCTCGAGCAGGTCCTCGACGAAACGGCGCGGATCATGGCCGGTCTGCACCACGCGGTCCACGGCGCTGAACACGGTGGAGGCGTCCTGGGCAGCGAAGGCATCGACGACGTCGTCCAGCAGCGAGGCGTGGGTGTAGCCGAGCAGGGAGACGGCCAGTTCGTAGTCCAGCCCCTCGGGGCCGGCGCCGGCCATGAGCTGGTCCAGCACGGAGAGCGAATCGCGCACGGAGCCGCCGCCGGCGCGGACGACGAGCGAGAGCACGCCGGGGGCTACCGGCACGTTTTCCTGGTTGCAGAGCAGTTCCAGGTACTGCATCAGCGGCTCCGGCGGCACCAGCCGGAACGGGTAGTGGTGCGTGCGCGAGCGGATGGTGCCGATGACCTTGTCCGGCTCGGTAGTGGCGAAGATGAACTTGATGTGTTCCGGCGGCTCTTCCACGATCTTCAGCAGGGCGTTGAAGCCGGCCGAGGTGACCATGTGGGCCTCGTCGATGATGAAGATCTTGTAGCGGTCCCGGACCGGGGCGAAGGTGGCGCGTTCGCGCAGATCGCGGGCGTCGTCCACGCCGCCGTGGCTGGCGGCGTCGATCTCGATGACGTCCAGGCTGCCCGGGCCGCCGCGGCCGAGCTCGACGCAGGAATCGCATTGTCCGCAAGGGGTCGGCGTCGGGCCTTGGGCGCAGTTGAGGCAACGGGCCAGGATCCTGGCGGAGGTGGTCTTGCCGCAGCCACGCGGGCCGGAGAACAGGTAGGCGTGGTTGACGCGGTTCTTCTGCAGAGCCGCCATCAGCGGATTGGTGACGTGCTCCTGCCCAATAACGTCCGCGAAGGAATCGGGGCGGTAACGACGGTAGAGGGCTGTACTCACGATAAGAACCCTATCGGTTGCGGCTCGTACTTTGCATCAGGCATCCCGGCGCTGGGGATAGACGTAAAAGACCCCTCATGCACCTGCCAGAGCCCGCTTACCCTTGCTACCTTCCGGTCCTGGGGGAGTTCACAGGATGACACCACATGAGGGGCCGTCCAATAGTCTACCCGAGATGGCCGGGTGGCTGAAAATCGGTCCGGCGCGGAGGGGGCGGCAGTGACGTGCATCGCGCGATTCGCCACTTTCGGAAGCCGTCAGGTAGTCTTGTACCTGCTCTTGTTGAGCAAAACATCTGGAGGATTCGCCTAGCGGCCTATGGCGCACGCCTGGAACGCGTGTTGGGTTCACGCCCTCGGGGGTTCAAATCCCCCATCCTCCGCGGATAGGAAAAAGTCCCGCCCCTGTGGCGGGACTTTTTTCTTTAATTGAGTGACTGTCCGCCGAGGCTCACCGGTTTCGGGTACGGCCGGCGCTAATATCTGGTGATACGTATTATCGGCCCCTGGTGGCCGCACAGGCAGGGGGCGTCATGTCGAAAGTTGATGTACTGCGACGGATCGTGGCAGGCACGCTGCAGCATCGAAAGAAGACGCTCGACGCCGCCAACAAGCAGATCAAGCTCCTTGAAGAGCAGAACAAGCTGCTGAAATCGCTGGTGAAGACCCAGGATTCGCTCGTCCAGACCGAGAAGAAGCGTGACGCGGTCATCGCGAAACTGCACTGGGAGGCGCAGCGCACGCGCACGATCGCGGAGAACATCCGCGGGGCGGTCATGGCACCCATTCGCCATGACATTGCCGAGGTTATGCAGTCCAAGCAGCTGGACCACCTGGAGACGCTGGCGGTGATCCGCGATGAGCGGAAGAGTTTCGCGCGGTTCGGCGACGGGGAATTCCGTCTGATGTACCGCCGCGAGCACCAGCTGAAGTTCCAGAAGAACTCGCCGGAGCTGATGGCCGCGCTGAAGAGCGTCCTGGTGTCGCCCCATCCGGACACCTTGCTTGGGATGCCGCAGGTGTTCCTCGGACTGCACTGGTCGATCGTGTTTGCGGAGACCTGGCATTTCGTCGGGCCGCTGGTGGCAACCCAGGAGCGTTTTGGCAACAGCCATGTGACCCGCCCTGCCATGTTCACTGAATACGGTGAGGACGCCGTTGAGGCCTGGCGGTCCGTCTGGGCCGGCCGGGATGCTGCCGTGATTACCGGTGCAGGTTCCCGCTTCGACCTGATCGACCCGCTGTTTGGGTCGCTGAACAGTTCGCGGGAGTTCTTCTCGAAGCCCACGGACGCCTTTGATGATCTGGCGCGGCTCGTGGAGGAGGTGGTGGCCTCCGGCCTGGACCTGGCGTTGCTGTCACTGGGGCCTGCCGCCACGGTCGCCGCCGACATGCTCGCCGCGCGCGGAGTGCAGGCCCTGGACGTGGGGCATTTGTCCGCAAGCTACCTGAACGTCCTTGAGGGCGCCGCCCTGCCGGAGGAAATGCCCACCGCGCGACAGGTCGAGGCCAAGGTTCAAACCGGGTAGGTCCGCTCAATGGCGCGCAGGGCTGTTTCGTAGGCGGCGGCCCAGTCAGTGCCGGGCACGTCCGCGAGTTCGAGGCTGACGAGTCCATGAACCTGGCCCCAAATAGTTGCCGCAACCAGCGGCACGGACTCCTCGGAGCCAGCTGCGGCGAGTGCTTTGGCCACCGCCTCGTACAGGGGTTGGATGGCGTTCGAGGATGCGTCCGGACTTGGTTCGCAAGGGATCTGCGCGGCGGTGGAGCCGAACATCAGCGTGTAGAACGCCGGGTGCTCCAGCGCCCACTGACGGTAAGCCTTGCCAAGCGCCGCCAGGCCGCCGGGGGAGGCGGCCCGCTGGGAATCCCCGAAGGAGCGGAAGGCATCGTCGACCACCGCCGTCAGTAACTGCGACTTGCCACCGAAAAGCGAGTAGACCGCCGTCGTCGATGTGTTGGCCGCGGCCGCCACATCGCGCAACGCCACCCGGCTGGGGCCCTGCTCGGCCATGAGGTTTGCCGTCGTTTCGATTAACCGTTGCCGCAGTTCGGAATCGTAAACAGTAGGTCTTGCCATAGCTCTCATTGTTCCATAACATTGTTTTATAACGTCGTTACGAAATGAATCGGCACCAAGAACGTAGGAGAAGGCCATGGGCCAGAGCGTCATTCCCGGCAGGTTTACCGCGGTGCCGGAGACAGAAACCGTGACCGTTTTCCTGATCGGCATGCGAGCCAACCGCTGGTGGAAATTCGGCAAACTGCTGCCCATGTCCACGGCCATGGCTCGCATGCTCAAGCATCTGGCGGCTACCCCGGAGGCGGGTCTGCTGGGCTTCCATTCCTGGTTCGGCAGGACCACCCTCATGCTTAGCTACTGGGAAAGCCCCGAGCACCTTCAGCGCTTCGCCGCGGACCGGACCGCGCCGCATCTTGAACCCTGGCGCAAATTCATGCGGGAATCGGCCGGCAGCGGAGACATCGGCGTGTGGCACGAGACTTACCAGGTTGCCGTGCGCGACCAGGAGTCCGTCTACAGTGACATGCCGCCGTTCGGGCTCGGCGCCGCGACCAAGAGCGCACCTATCGGGCGCGGTGCCAACACCGCGCGGCAGCGGCTGGGCCGGCAGAAGCCCGCGAAGGTCTGAGGTTTTGCGACCCGGCGTGAGAGTCAGGCATTCTGCTGGGAGACCCGGGCGATACGCCGGCGGGCAGATATTTCGCTCGGTGGTTTCCGCCCGAGGCCCAGGCGCACAAATGCCAGTACTAGCCGGGTAGCCGAACGTACCGGGAGCGGGAACGGGCCAAGCGACGGTTTCTTCAGGCCCAGCAGATCCAGATAATGGGGTTCCAGCGTGTTGACCGCGCCAGCGAAAAGGATCTGGTAGCCGAGCCGCTGGGAGCGGGGGAGCGGCGGGTGGCGGATGAACTCCACAGCCTCTGACACCTTGGCATCATGCAGCAATTCCGGGCGGAAGGCGGCCAGCTGCTCATCCAGTTCTGCGCGGGTCCGGGGCGGATGGGGAACCTGCATCAGCTCTCCGGCCTTGGCCCACTCGGCGACGTACTGGTCCTGGCCGCCCGGTATCGGTTTTCCGTATGCGGTATGCGCGGCCAGGAAGGCCTCCACGAAGGCCAGATGTACCCAGCTGAGCAGGTCGGGATCATTGGCATAGTAGCTGCGGGTTGCTCCCCGGGCATCCGTGTAAGTGCCGCGGACCCTTTCGTGCAGTTTCAGGATGCGTTCGCAGGCGGTGTGCGCCGCAGCCGTATCGCCATAGGTGACCGTCATGATCCACCGGCTGGTGGACGCCAGCCGGACCAGCGGCCGTTCCCGATACATGGAGAAATCGTCCACGCCCGCCAACGCACCCGGATGCAGTGATTGCACCAGCAGCGCCCTGATCCCTCCGACCAGCGTGTTCACGGAGCCGTGAACAGCCCAGACGGCCGAGCCCGGGGCGAAGAAACCTTCGTCCTTTCCCTCGGCGAGATCCAGAGCCCACTGCGGCACTTCCCCGTTGGTGGCCGACAACGTCCTCCGAAGCTCGCGCCGCAGCACTTTGAGTGCGCCCATGCCTTCATTATTGAACGGGCGGCAGCAACTGTCATCGCCGCCGGGCGGATTGCCGCCGCGACTGAATCAACTGGAGAGAACAGGGGCGGTAGGCCTCCGTTGGACCCCAGTTCTCTCCACTCAAGCGGAAACCAAAGTACGACGCCGGGTGACCGGCGAATCCAAGCCGGGCACCCGACGTCGTACGCGGGTTATTGAAGCGCCAGCGAAGATGGCGCGGGAAGCTACTTGGCGAGCAGCTCGGGGTAGTACTTTTCGGTCACATCGGGGTGGGCGCGCGCGCGTCCCTTGAGCATGTTGGCGCCGAACTGGGCCAGCATCGGGTTGTTCGGATCGTCCGAGAGGCCGCGGGATTCGGACTTCAGCTCGTCCGGGAGCGGGATCGGGTCGATCTTGGCATCCAGTCGCGGCGACCAGAAGAACGGTACCGAGTAGCGGTCCACGCCGGGCGGCGGGGCTTGCACGCGGTGAATGGTTGCGGTGATGTAGCCTTCCGTGGCCACCTCCAGCATCTCGCCCAGGTTCACCACCAGCGCGCCTTCGATCGGCTCGACCGGCAGCCATTCGGTGGTGCCGGGAGGCTGCACTTCAAGGCCGCCAACCTGGTCCTGCAGCAGCAGCGTGATGAAGCCGTAGTCGGCGTGGATGCCCACGCCCTGGTCCCCGGCATCCTCGACGACGCCGCCAACGTAGTGCACCAGCTTGCCCATCCAGTGCGGGCTGCCGGCATACGCTGCGTCGAAGTAGTCCTCGGGCAGGCCGAGGCCCACGCCGATGCCGGAGAGCAGTTCCCGGCCCACGGTGGACATCAGGTCCGCCCAGGCCATGGCCTTCTCGCGCAGATCCGGCTGGGCCTGGTCCGGCCACTGGTTCGGGCCGCGCAGCAGCAGGTACTTCTGGTCCTCGGTGTAATCGGCAACCGGTTCTGACTCCGGCGAGTAGTCCAGCTGCTCGCGGGCATCCGCTTTGCCCTGGGTGCGCTCGGTGCCCATCCGGGTGTAGCCGCGGAAGTGCGGCGAGTTGCGGTTGTCCAGCTTCAACCGTTCCTCGAGCGGCAGGTTGAAGAAGCGCTTCATGGCGTCGAAGAGCTCTGCCACCTGGTGCTCGCCGGCGCCGTAGCCGGTGATCTGGAAGAAGCCGACCCGGTGAGCGGCGTCGCGCAGCTGGTCGACGAAGACGGGGTTGAAAGAGCCGTCTTCGTGGCGTGCAGTTCGGAGGTCTAGAACAGGTATGGTCCCCTGGTTGTTTGACATGCTCGCAGACTAGCACTCGTCATACTTGACATCCGCGCGTCGGTTACGAAATGTGTTTTTCTGCCCCAGGCGTGCTTTAGAGCGTCTTGGCGATGGCCGCCCAGGTACGCAGGAAAGCGCCACCCGAGTACTCGTGGATGGAGTCCGGGAAGCCCAGGTGCGCGGCGGTCAGCACCGGGTACGGCTTCTCCGGGATGCCGTCCGCGGGACGCACGTCCACGTGGACCACCGCATGCCCGTTGTAGTGCAGGGTGTCCGCCATCGCGTAGTCGGTGCGGGAATCGCCCATGGTCCGCCAGGCGTGCGGAATGACCCCCTCTGCCGCGAGCAATTCCAGGGCCCGCTGGGCGCCGAGGTCCTTGCCCAGCCGGATCGATTCGATATCGGTGGAGATGATGGTCGGATCCAGCCGGTAGTCCACCTGGTCATCGCTGTCCGGCTCATGGTGGTCCAGCCGGCTGGCACCCAAGTTGAACTTGCCCATCAAAGCCAGCGCCTCGGCGTCGAACTCTTCCTGCAGCCGCCGGTATTCGAGGTTGTCCGCCTCGACAACCTGTTCCACGGAGACCATCGCGTGCTTGGTCTCGTCGAAGAACATGTGGCTGGAGTAGCGGGTCGCCACCAGCTGCCGGATCTCCGCGGCGTAGTCCTGCGGGACGGACAGCGAGCGGTCAACGTGGATGGTGCCCGGGCCCTCGGCGCCGAAGCTGAACCAGACCGCGCCCTTCTCGCACACCGCATGGAAGCGGACGCCGCTGGGGATGCCGGCGGCCAGCATCGGCTCCATGACCTGCTCGCGGATGAAGGCATCCGAGCGGCCGGTATTGAAGACCACCGGCCAGCCTTTTGAAGCCATGGTCAGGAGTGCCTCGAGAATGCTCGCCGGCACGGTGCGGCTGACCGGGCTGGCAATCGGACCGTCCACATCAAGCAGGAGACCGATGGGTGGCTGGGCAGGGCGGTGCGGTGTGCCGGCGGTGAGAGTCATGTCCTCATTATCCCAATCCGCCGCGCTGCGTCGAAGGCAGCCGGGTGACCCTACGTTTTCTCCAAGGTTTTGGTTGCAAGCTGAAGGGACCACACCATCCAGACGTAGTTGGGGATACGGAAATGATGACAGTAGTTGGGGAACATACTGTCGCGCCTGAGTCCGAAGGAACCGAGGTTCCAACGGGCTTGACGCGCAGAGTATTTGGAGTCCTAGTAGGCGCCGGCGTGGCCGGCATTATTGGCGGAGGCAGCCTTCTCTCAGCCTCGAAGAACGCCGCGGATACCGGAGGGATCTCCCGCGGATCCGGTGTCTGGACAACCTTCGGGAGCGTCCGCATCGTAGCCGCGGAAAGACAGTCGCGGATGCCGCAGGCCCCGGGCGCGGGGGGTTCTACCGCGGCCGCTACCGGTGCAGCATCATCCGGCCACGACCATGGCGGCGCAGCTGTGTCCGGCACCCAGCCGGCCAACTTCACCTGGGGCGACCATGTGGTGCTGCAGCTCGAAGTCCACAACGGACTGGACCGACCCGTCCTCTTCTCGCCCGGCCAGCTGAGGCTGAAGGTGGGATCCGATGGGCCCACTGTCACCAACAGGTCATCCGGCGCCGGCAAGGGCGCTTTGGAACCAGGCGCTACCAACAACTTCTGGATCAGCTTCCTGGTGCCCTCCGACAATGAGCAGCTGTCCGCCGAATTCACGGATCCGTGGTCGGACGGCGCGCCGCTGGCCCTGGAACTGCCCACGGTCCTCCGCCGGCCCGGATGGCTGGAGAACAATCATGGGTGAGTTCGAAAACAACGTTCAGCACAACGACGACGGCGGGGCCCTCCCTGGCGAGGACGCACCGGTGAGCCGCTGGAGCTTCGTGAAATACGGGGCTGCCGCGGGGCTCGGCGCGCTGGCACTGGCCGGTGCGCAGCCGGCCCACGCGCGAACCGCGACGCCGACGGAGGAGGCGGAGGCCCCGGAGGCCACCGATCTAGCGACGGGTGTTGCTACCGGTGTGGCTACCGAAGAGGCTGAGGAGCTGGAGCCGGCTGACGAGGCAACCGACGAAGCTCTGGACGAGGAGCCCACCGACAAGGCGACCGACGAAGCGGAAGCTCCGGACGCAGAGCTGCTGGAATCGGACCGGGAAGTGCTGGATGTCTACATTAACGAGGGCTACCTCAAGATGGTGGATGACTCGCTGGTCTACTTCCGCGGGTTCGGCGACCGCCCCACCGAGAAGAACGACGCCAACCCCAGCCTCACCCTAAAGCCCAAGGTCTTCCTGAAGGACGACACCTGGGTGGACAGCCGGATCTACCCAGTAGGCGCGCCGGAACCGCCCCGCGGTACACCGACGCCGCTGGGGCCGGACCCTGAAAATCCCGGCCAGTACTTCGTCCGCAGAGCCCACTGGGGCAGCTTCATGCCGGAGCGGGTGATTGTGGCCGAAACCGGCAGCACGATCACGCTGCGCGTGCACAACCGGCTGGCCAAGGACCACGAGTTTGCCATCCACAAGGCCGGCGACGACGGCGAAGACGTCAGCACTGGCAAAATCGCTCCCGGCAAGGTCGGCACGCTGGAACTGAAGGCGCCGGAACCCGGAGTCTACATTTACAGCGATCCGGGCAACCAGCCGGTGGAACGGACCCTGGGCCTGTACGGGGCACTGGTGGTCATGGACCCGTCGGACGCTTGGTGCATCTCGACGGACGCGGCCGAATTTGAACGCCAGTGGGTCTGGCTCTGCCATGCCGTGGATCCGGTGTGGGCCAACATCGAGGCCAAGGGCGGCACCGTGGACCCGGCCAAGCAGAAGGCTGTGCCGCGTTACTTCACGCTCAATGGCCGCAGCGGCTACGAGTCCATGGGCATGACCCGCAACGACGCGTTGAACCGCGCCTCCGATGAGGAGACCACGATCTCGGGGTACCCGCGGCAGTTCGACGCCCGGGAGTTCGCCGAGGGCTCGGCCATCGGCTCGCTGCGCGGCGGGCAGCTGGTCCGCATCGTCAACTGCGGGATTGTCTACCACCAGATGCACTTCCACGGCAACCACCTGTGGACCGTGCGCTGCGATAACGAGGACTGGAGCCGCGACGAAGGGCATGTGGATGAGAACGGCTACGTCTGCATCCAGCAGTGGGAAGACGTCATCAAGGTCAGAGGGATGGAATCCAAGGATGCCATCATCCCGATCAAGCGGCCGCCGGACGCGGTTGACCAGG
Encoded proteins:
- a CDS encoding oxygenase MpaB family protein yields the protein MGALKVLRRELRRTLSATNGEVPQWALDLAEGKDEGFFAPGSAVWAVHGSVNTLVGGIRALLVQSLHPGALAGVDDFSMYRERPLVRLASTSRWIMTVTYGDTAAAHTACERILKLHERVRGTYTDARGATRSYYANDPDLLSWVHLAFVEAFLAAHTAYGKPIPGGQDQYVAEWAKAGELMQVPHPPRTRAELDEQLAAFRPELLHDAKVSEAVEFIRHPPLPRSQRLGYQILFAGAVNTLEPHYLDLLGLKKPSLGPFPLPVRSATRLVLAFVRLGLGRKPPSEISARRRIARVSQQNA
- a CDS encoding isopenicillin N synthase family dioxygenase — its product is MSNNQGTIPVLDLRTARHEDGSFNPVFVDQLRDAAHRVGFFQITGYGAGEHQVAELFDAMKRFFNLPLEERLKLDNRNSPHFRGYTRMGTERTQGKADAREQLDYSPESEPVADYTEDQKYLLLRGPNQWPDQAQPDLREKAMAWADLMSTVGRELLSGIGVGLGLPEDYFDAAYAGSPHWMGKLVHYVGGVVEDAGDQGVGIHADYGFITLLLQDQVGGLEVQPPGTTEWLPVEPIEGALVVNLGEMLEVATEGYITATIHRVQAPPPGVDRYSVPFFWSPRLDAKIDPIPLPDELKSESRGLSDDPNNPMLAQFGANMLKGRARAHPDVTEKYYPELLAK
- a CDS encoding multicopper oxidase domain-containing protein, with product MGEFENNVQHNDDGGALPGEDAPVSRWSFVKYGAAAGLGALALAGAQPAHARTATPTEEAEAPEATDLATGVATGVATEEAEELEPADEATDEALDEEPTDKATDEAEAPDAELLESDREVLDVYINEGYLKMVDDSLVYFRGFGDRPTEKNDANPSLTLKPKVFLKDDTWVDSRIYPVGAPEPPRGTPTPLGPDPENPGQYFVRRAHWGSFMPERVIVAETGSTITLRVHNRLAKDHEFAIHKAGDDGEDVSTGKIAPGKVGTLELKAPEPGVYIYSDPGNQPVERTLGLYGALVVMDPSDAWCISTDAAEFERQWVWLCHAVDPVWANIEAKGGTVDPAKQKAVPRYFTLNGRSGYESMGMTRNDALNRASDEETTISGYPRQFDAREFAEGSAIGSLRGGQLVRIVNCGIVYHQMHFHGNHLWTVRCDNEDWSRDEGHVDENGYVCIQQWEDVIKVRGMESKDAIIPIKRPPDAVDQVWANRKTDWAYPMHCHSESSQTAAGGMYPGGLTSHWIIKAPLEGAKS